The DNA region CGGCGAACACTCTCCTCCGCCGGCAATAGCCGTGGGATAGCGCTCACGGCAGCCTCTTCGTCGATCAGCAGCATGAGGAACTGGTCGCGGATCAAGGCCTTGAATTCCGCGAGCGTCATCGCCGGCATGCCGTCCTCGGTGCGCCGCATCCGGCGAATGGCGGCAAAGCCACGCTCATCGGCTGCACCATTGGCCATGGCGACGTAGAGCAGGCTGCGCGCCAGACCTTCCCGAAGTCCGCCGTCCTCCATTTGCGCCTTGAGTTCCTCGATCCTCTCCTTGAGAACCTGCGCATGCAGCGCGGTCTTGCTTGCTCTGCGCTGCGGCCTGGTGTCAGACGGATCGATGCCGACTGCCGCCTGCAGGAGCGGAGACCCGTAGACGGAGAGGAAGGTCGCCTCGCTCAGCGCCTCGATCCCTTGACGCCATGCATCCAGCCCCGCAACGACCTGGCGTGAGAAGGCTTGCTCCAACGCCAGGAAGGGATTGTCGGCACGAACGGGACGGCGCTCTTCCGCCACATCGAGGGCGAGATCTGCAATCGGCGCCATCCAAGGATTGACGTCGCTAAACACCTCGTATTGCAGCCGGAGCGGATGCATCTCACGCAGATGCTTGGCCGCCCAATCCGGCGCCATTGCGCGGACGAAAGGCTGAAGGAAAGTCCGGTAGAGGGACAGGTTGATCTCCGAGACCTTCGCAACGGTCGCAAAACGCCGGTCATCCGCGGCGTTATTGCAGCCGAGCGCGCGGATATCGTCCAGCGTCCTTGCCTCGCAGCGCATGATCCAATCACCCTCGACGAGGTCCCCGCCTACTGTCTCAGCGGTCTTTGCCTCGAAAATCGCCTCGTAGAGCCCGGGTGGCAGCGCATCGATCAGATCGATATTGCTGGAGAATTCTCCATGCTCCTTGCGGGCAACGCTCGCGGACACGAAAATTCCGAGGTGACCGATCGTTTCGTGCACCGTGTAAACGATCGTCTGGCCGTGTGAGCGTATCTCGTTCACATCGTCATAGAGATCCAGAATCCAGCCGAGCGCCTGCGCGGGCGGCGTGACGTTGTCTCCCTTCGAGCAGAAGACGACGATCGGCGTGCGGATGTTGCGAAGATCGATCGCCTCGCCCTTTGACGTCTTGATGCGGCCCGCGGCAAGATTGTTGCCGACGAAGAGTTCGTCGACGATGAACTGGATTTCCTCCGCGTTCAGATTGACGTGACCACCCCACCACTGCTCGAAACCGAGATAGCGTGGTGCCTCGGTGTCAATCTTCGAATAGAGGTTATATTGCTTGGTCCATAGCGTGTTGGCCGGATTCTGGTTCTCGAAATTCTGCACCAGCCATGCGCCGTCGAACTGCCCGTGTCCGAGGTCGCTGGTGA from Rhizobium sp. NLR16a includes:
- a CDS encoding DUF3141 domain-containing protein, which produces MRHSSYLPTAGFATQFGPAGYALDYVLDAAQRSVLFWDVMRKRGNQYRAHAEATAPHVLSFTPEVVLDGRSLEKPVNYALVRIVPPEGVEIDEKRRPFVVVDPRAGHGPGIGGFKADSEIGVALRAGHPCYFIGFLPQPMPGQTIEDIALAEAIFLEKVISLHPQADAKPCVIGNCQAGWAVMMLAAMRSELFGSIIIAGAPLSYWAGERGKYPMRYTGGLLGGTWMTALTSDLGHGQFDGAWLVQNFENQNPANTLWTKQYNLYSKIDTEAPRYLGFEQWWGGHVNLNAEEIQFIVDELFVGNNLAAGRIKTSKGEAIDLRNIRTPIVVFCSKGDNVTPPAQALGWILDLYDDVNEIRSHGQTIVYTVHETIGHLGIFVSASVARKEHGEFSSNIDLIDALPPGLYEAIFEAKTAETVGGDLVEGDWIMRCEARTLDDIRALGCNNAADDRRFATVAKVSEINLSLYRTFLQPFVRAMAPDWAAKHLREMHPLRLQYEVFSDVNPWMAPIADLALDVAEERRPVRADNPFLALEQAFSRQVVAGLDAWRQGIEALSEATFLSVYGSPLLQAAVGIDPSDTRPQRRASKTALHAQVLKERIEELKAQMEDGGLREGLARSLLYVAMANGAADERGFAAIRRMRRTEDGMPAMTLAEFKALIRDQFLMLLIDEEAAVSAIPRLLPAEESVRREALSSLREVLNVRGALSGEAEQRWKRIVGIFGLSGETLPEPVLSPAKATPGKPVRRAS